CGTCAGCGATCGCATTCTTAAGACCTTGGCAGAACCCTTCTATCTGGATGGTCACGAGGTTACCATCAGCGCCAGTATTGGCGTTACCCTCTATCGACCTGACTACAACAGCCCAGAGGATTTACTTCGGGATGCCGATCTAGTGATGTACCATGCCAAAGCAGCGGGTCGCGGCTGTTATAAGGTCTTTGACCCAGCGATGATAGCTTCCTAAATTTGAATGGATGGCGGAGCTGATGGCAGCGATTTGTGTGATGGCAGATCTGGGAGGGCGCTCCCAACCTGGGTTAATGCGGTGGTGGCAAACCTAAGGGGCTGCTGGTCGCTGCTCTAGGGAATTGATAGAGTGAGTCCATGGCTGAATCTCCTACTACCCTGAGTGGGGCCACAACCCCCAGTTTATTCCCTAAACCTTCCCTGGTTCTGTTGGTGGATGGTCACTCCTTGGCCTTTCGTTCCTATTTCGCCCACGCCAAAGGTCGGGATGGCGGACTCCGCACGTCTACAGGCATTCCTACCAGTATCAGCTTTGGGTTTCTCAAGACACTCCTAGAAGTGATCACCGCCCAACACCCCAATCATGTGGCGATCGCCTTTGATCTGAGGGAACCCACCTTCCGTCACGAAGCAGATCATACCTATAAAGAAGGTCGGCCCGAAACCCCAGAGGACTTTCACCCCGATCTCGAGAATTTACAGGAGCTGCTGCGGGCACTCAATATCCCAGTGGTGACCGCGGCGGGCTATGAAGCCGATGATGTGATTGGCACCCTCGCCGAACGGGCCAGCCACCAAGGCTATCAGGTGAAGATTCTCAGCGGCGATCAGGACTTATTTCAACTGATTGACCCTGACCATCAGATTACGGTGTTGCACCTGAGTGGAGCCTTTGCTCAACGGGAGGGACTCTCCGGCTCCAAAGAATTTCTCACTGCAACGGTGGAAGAAAAATTGGGGATCTTGCCCGCCCAAGTCGTTGACTACAAGGCGCTGTGTGGGGACAGTTCTGATAACATTCCAGGGGTGCGGGGCATTGGCCCGAAGACCGCAGTGCAACTACTGAAAACCTACGGTTCCCTTGACCAGATTTATCAGTCCCTCGAAAAAATTCAGGGAACCCTCCGGCAAAAACTGGAAGTAGGTCGGGAGTCTGCCCTCCATTCCCAGTTCATGGCACGAATTGTTCAGGATGTTCCCCTAGAGCTGACCCTGGCCGATTGCCAACTGCGAGGCTACGATCGCGATCGCTTGGTACCCTTGCTGCAAAAGCTAGAATTTCGCCAGTTCTTGAATCAGTTAGATCAGATTCAGGAAACCCTGGGAGGAACCGTGACGGCGGTGCCTACCCCCGATCTTTCCCCAGCCGATTCAGAGTCGGGGGACTTATGGTTCTTTAGTGCCGATGATACGGCAGCCGCCCAGCAGCAGCTTCCCCTGGCGATGCTCAAAGACCACTCTCCGAGCATCGCCCCCCAAATTATTGACACCCCGGCGCTGCTCAACGCCTTGATTCAACGGCTGCAAACCCATACCGACCCCACTAGCCCCGTGGCCTGGGACACTGAAACCACCGGACTGGAACCCCGGGATGCTGAACTGGTGGGCATTGGCTGTTGCTGGGGCGAGGGCCGTTCTGACATCGCCTACATTCCCGTAGGACACCAACAGGGTCAGAATCTCGACAAAACCCTGGTACTGGAATCCCTGCGTCCGATTTTAGAGAATCCTACCTACCCCAAGGTGCTCCAGAATGCCAAGTTTGACCGTCTGGTACTGTGCTGCCAGGGTCTTGATCTGGCAGGGGTGGTGTTTGATCCGATGCTGGCCAGTTATCTCCTCAATCCAGATGCCAGCCATAATCTCACGGATTTAGCCCACCGCTATTTGGGGATCACGGCCACCCGCTATACGGATTTAGTACCTAAAGGCAAAACCATAGCGGATATTGGGATTGCGGCGGTTGCGGTTTACTGCGGCATGGATGCCTATGCTACCTTCTGTTTGGTGCTTCCCCTCCAAGCTGAACTCGCGGCGATTCCAGCCTTACAGCAACTTTTGCAGACGGTGGAGCAACCCCTGGAACCCGTCCTCGCTGGGATGGAATATACGGGAATTCGCATTGACCAGCCCTACCTGCAAACCTTTTCTCAAGCCTTGGAACAGGACTTAGCTGCCATTGAACGGCGGGCCTATGCGGCGGCAGGGGAAACCTTTAATCTCAGCTCTCCCAAGCAACTGGGCATCTTATTGTTTGAAACCCTGCAGTTAGATCGGCGTAAATCCCGCAAGACCAAGACCGGTTATTCCACCGATGCGGCTACCCTGGAGAAATTGCAGGATGATCATCCAGTGGTGGAGGCGATTTTAGAGCACCGCACCCTCTCAAAACTCAAATCCACCTACGTCGATGCCCTGCCGCTACTGGTGCGGGCAGATACCCAGCGCGTCCATACGGATTTTAACCAGGCGGTTACCACCACGGGACGGTTGTCCTCTTCCCATCCCAACTTGCAGAATATTCCCATTCGCACTGCCTTTAGTCGCCAGATTCGCAAGGCATTTATGCCGGAATCCGGTTGGTTGCTGGCGGCAGCGGACTACTCCCAAATCGAGTTACGGATTCTCGCCCACCTCAGCCATGAGCCGGTGTTGGTGACGGCCTATCAGCAGCATCAAGATGTCCATACCCTCACCGCCCAACTCCTGTTCGAGAAGGAGACTATTTCCTCTGAGGAGCGGCGTCTGGGGAAGATTATTAACTTTGGGGTGATCTACGGCATGGGTGCCCAACGTTTTGCCCGGGAAGCCAATGTCAAAGCCGCCGATGCCAAGGTGTTTATTGATCGCTTTAACCAGCGCTATCCCTTGGTGTTTGCCTATTTGCAACGAATGCAGCGACAGGCGATCGCCCAGGGATATGTTGAAACCATCCTCGGTCGGCGGCGCTACTTCAACTTCAATAGTGAGAACCTCCGCAAACTCCGGGGGTGCCATCCAGAAACGATTGACTTAGAGCAACTGAAGCTACGGGATCAGGGGGATGCTGCCCTGCTACGGGCGGCGGCCAATGCCCCTATTCAGGGATCGAGTGCCGACATCATTAAAATTGCCATGGTGCGGCTGCATCAAGTCCTCAAGTCCTATCAAGCCCGACTACTGCTACAGGTTCATGACGAGCTGGTGCTGGAATTGCCCCCAGAGGAATGGCCTAGCTTGCAAGTTCAAATTACCACCACCATGGAACAGGCCGTGACCCTGCGAGTTCCTCTCCGGGTTGAAATTCACACCGGACAAAATTGGATGGAGACCAAATGACGGCGGCAATGGATGGCAGTCAGAGCATGAATCAGCCGCAGATACCCCCCGAGGATCTCTCCCCCGTTTGGCAATGGGTCATACAAGGCGACTATCCCAGGGCGATCGCCGAGTTGGAGCAGCGCCTTGAGCAGCAGCCCGGAGTACGAACTCATTACTGGTGGCTGGGGGTGGCGCTGCTATTGCAGGGACAGGAGTTAGAAGCCCAGGCCACCTGGCTGGCTGCAATCACCGACGGTAACCCAGAGGAGATCGACACTGGGGCCTTAGAATTGGGGGCTGTGTTGCTCTCCGTTGCCCAGCAACAGCAGCAGTCTGAGCAATGGGGGACAGCGACCCTCTTGTATCAACAACTGCTGGAATTTGATCCCAGTCATGCTGCTGCCTATCATGGCTTGGGGGTTTGTCAGTTACAGCAGGGAGAAGTCACCGCCGCCATCGCCACATTGTCACAAGCCCTGGAGCTGCAACCCCATGGGGCGGCAGTTCGCCTCGATCTAGGTATTGCCCTCTCGACCCACGGGGATCGAGGCGCAGCAATTCAGCAGTTTCAAGCAGCTCTGGAGCTGGAACCGGACAATGTGGAAGTGCTCCGCCACCTAGGGATGAACTGGGAGGATGAGGGAAATCCTGAAGCAGCGATCGCCTGCTATCAGCAGGCCTTGACCCTCCAACCCCACTTTCCTGCCGCCCACAACAATTGGGGCAACCTTCTGTTAGCCCAAGGGGTATCTGGAGGCCGCCGCCCACCATTACCACCAGGCGATCGCCCTGAATCCCAGCTTTTATCAAGCTCACTTTAATCTGGGCAACCTCTGCCAGATGCAACGCCAGTGGGAAGCTGCCACGGGTCATTATCAACAGGCTCTCCACCACAAGCCCGATCTGGTGATTGCTCACAATGCCCTGGGCTTGGTTTTGCAATCCCAAGGCTTGTTACCAGCTTCCTATGAGCATTTCCAGCAAGCCCTGAGCCTTAATCCCAACTTTGCCGAAGCCTATAACAACCTGGGCATTACCCTGGAAAAGTTGGGACAACTCCCCGCTGCGATCGCCCTGTTTCAGCAAGCCTTGACCCTCCGACCCGATCTGGTCGAAGCCCACACCAATCTGGGAAACACCCTGGAGCTTCAGGGGCGATATGCAGAGGCCGCAGAATGCCATCGGCAGGCGATCGCCCAGCGTCCCAACTTTGCCGCCGCATACATGAACCTGGGGCTGGTACTGCACAAGTTGAGTCAGCTCAGTGAAGCCGCAGCGGTGCATCAACAGGCGATCGCCCTCAACCCCCATCTGGCTGGAGCCTACTCCAATCTCGGGTTGACCCTACATGCCCAGGGGTTAGTCGCCGAAGCCATTCAGTGTTATCAACGCACCTTGGAGATTGACCCCGAGTTTGAAGTCGCCCGTTCCAATCTGCTCCACTGTCTGCTATTCAGCCCTGATCATTCACCAACAGAACAGGTCACCGAGGCTCACCACTGGGCAACTCGCCACGGATTGGTTCCCGCCTCTCCCCCTCCATCCTCCCTGCCAGACCCGAACCGTCCCCTACGGGTGGGCTATGTCTCTCCTGATTTCTGTACCCATTCGGTGTCTTATTTCATTGAACCCATCCTGGCTCACCACAATCCGCAGATCGTTGAAACCGTTTGCTACGCGCAGGTCTATCGTCCCGATGCGGTGACGCAACGGCTGCAACAGGCGGCGGGGAAATGGCACTTCACCCTGGGCTGGAATGATACTCAGTTGATCGAGCAAATTCAGGCCGATGGTATCGATATTTTGGTGGATCTAGCAGGACACACCGCGAACAATCGGCTGCGGGTGTTTGCCCATCAACCCGCACCGCTCCAAATCAGCTACTTGGGTTATCCGGCCACCACGGGTTTAACCCAGATGGACTATCGTCTCACCGATGCCTGGGCCGATCCCGTGGGGCAAACCGAAGACCTCTACACCGAAAAACTGGTGCGGTTGCCCCATTGCTTTCTGTGTTATCAACCCTTTGCCTCCGCCCCGGAGGTTGCTCCCTTACCCGCTCTCTCTGCCGGGCGCATTACCTTTGGCTCATTTAATCACCTGGCAAAAATGCAGCCGAAGGTGATTGCCCTGTGGGCAGAGATTCTCACGGCCTTACCCACTGCCCAGATCATGCTCAAAAACGGCTCTCTGGATGATCCAGCTACCCGCGATCGCTGCCGACAACTCTTTGAGGCGCAAGGGATAGATGCCCAGCGGGTGCAATTGGTGGGGTTCTTGCCCGCATCTCAGGATCATCTAGGACTTTACAACCAGATTGATATTGGCCTTGACACCTTTCCTTACAACGGTACTACCACAACCTGTGAAGCGCTCTGGATGGGTGTACCTGTGATTACCCTGGCTGGAACGGTGCATGTGGAGCGGGTGGGGATGAGTTTGCTGTCAGCGGTCGAACTCACCGATCTGGTCACCACTTCCCCCACTGCCTATCTAGCAAAAGCGGTGGAGCTAGCCCAGAACCTAGAGAAATTAGCCCAATGGCGAACCACCCTGCGGCAGCGCCTGGTCAACTCCACCCTCTGTGATCCGCCCCGGTTTGTCCACAGCCTAGAGCAGACCTACCGTCAGCTGTGGCAGAGCTGGTGTCAGGAGCAGTCGCCGCGACAACCGCAAGATAGCTAGTGAGGCACTGGCAGGATTGCCATGATGGGAGTTCCTTTCAGGTAACAATGATGACGATGTTCTTTGAGTTTGAAGCCGATTTTGTCGAGTCCCTGCGCTGCATCCCCATGGCGGTGCGCTGTAAGTTAGACACCTGTGGCATTAAACTCAAGCTTGCTCAGTGGCATCAGTTTTCCCAGGCAGAACGGCTAGCCCTGGTAGAGCTACCCTGTGTTACTGCCGATGAGGTACAGCACTATCGAGAACAGTTACAGGCTTGGGTTGTTCACTATACGGGCGATCGCCCCTCAGAATTAGCGATCGCCGCTATTCCCCCCTGGCTGGATGTGAGTGCGGTTCCAGAGAGTGTGCAGCAACAGGCAGGATGCTGGGGGGTTGTGATCACCCAAAAAAAGTGGGCCGGATTATCCGCTCTGCAACGCTTTGCCTTGATTAAGCTTGCCCAATCAAAGCATGAGCATCAAAATCTTTTACCAGCACTGCGGGAGTTTCACCTGCTTCTTTGACAGTCCCCAGGGCTGAAGTCAGAAGAATTCTTTAATCTACGAGCCAACCTGCTGGGGCCGGATGGCTGCAACTAACGTAGAGGTTGATGCTCCTAAAGATTTGCTCATAAGGCTTTGCCCATGATGGCGATCGCTTTAGATGAGGGTGCCAGCGGCCAAAATTTGTTCAACAGTGAAGGATACAGCGCTTTGCGCAACAGTCAGGCACAATAATGAGACAGAGAGAAGGAGGTTGAATGCCAGTTTAGTCGATGGATATACGAGAGAAGATTGTCTCAGCCTACGAAGCGGGAAATACCTCAATCCGTAAAGTAGCAAAACGGTTCATGGTCAGGAAAGGGGTGGTGACACGTCTGCTGCACCAGCAAAAGACAACAGGCGATCTCTCACCCAAGCCAGCCACTGGCGGTAAGGCAAGTCAACTGGCTCCCCATCAGGCTGAAATTATCGATATGGTCAATCAATACCCAGATTGGACACTGGAAGAATACTGTGAACACTGGCAAGAGCTATCGGGAAGGCGCTTAAGTGCATCGGCAATGTGTCGCTTTCTGAGCAGGCAAAATTTATCGCCGAAAAAAAACACTGCGCAGCGCCCAAGCCGCTACAGAATCGGGTCAGCAGCAACGGCTTGAGTATTGGAAAAGCATTAGAGACGTTGAACCCAGTAACCTTGTTTTTGTTGATAAAATGGGTGTCCTGCTGGGTCAAATGCGGACAATGGGCAGAAGACTTAAAGGTCTTAGAGCCTATGGCATCAAAGCATTTTATCGAGGCAAACGAGTAACAGTCATGGGAGCAATGAGTCACAATCGAGTCCTAGCGCTAGAAACCTTAGACCATTCCATGAAAGGGGATGACTTTTGTCACTTCATCAAAATGCAGCTCGTTCCCAAATTATGGAAGGGAGCTGTCGTCGTGATGGATAATCTGCCTGTTCACAAAGTGGAAGGGATTCAAGACATGATTGAATCTGCAGGGGCTCGAATCGTTTACCTGTCTCCTTATTCGCCAGAGTTTAATCCGATTGAGCATCTATGGTCGCAACTCAAAAGCTTGCTCAGGCGCGTTTGTCCAAAAACTTGGGAGGCGGTCGATAAACTGCTCAAGCTGGCAATACAACTCTCCAACCCTAGGCACTTTCGCAATTGGCTTCCCCACTGTTGCTACTGTCTCTCTTAGTTGCGCAATGCGCTGTATTAATTCACCCGCAAATCATAGAGTTGATTTTATAGTAGTCCAAAATAAGCTGTAAACTAAATTCACCTAAAATCCTTACCCAGAAAAAATCAAAATCTACAAGTGACTTATGACTGCTATATAACGGGTTATTTTCAAATGAATTACTACGCTCTAGCTCAAAAAATTAGTCAATCTATTAAACAAGCTTTAATAGAGGATTTGATCGCTCCTATATCTGAAGGAGAGCTTCCTCCTAGCCCAGCCAATCTGAAGTCAATCCATAAAGTTGACCATCTTGCAACTAAAGTTCTTTTAGAAGTCCTGGAAGGTTTTAACTGTAACATTTATGTGGAATCCCATTCACTTCAGCAACATAGAAATGCAAAATTTTCAATTTTTGTCGATCCAGTGGATGGCTCATTGAACTGGGATCGAAGAGTCGGTGATCCCTGCATTGTAGTGGCGATCTCCGAGAAAACCAAAGAAATTAAACTCAAAGATCTTGAATTTGCTTATGTAGAGGGACTTAGGTCAGGAGATATTTACTATACCGAAGCTTCAGCGTCCTATTATATCAATTATCTGATCCAGAAAAATATACAGATACAATGTCAAGGTAAGCCCTGTTTGGCGGATGCAATTGCTTATTTACGACCAGGTTACTCATTAGCCAAACAGCAATTAGAGGCAAGTTTACCAGTCTTTCTACTCTGTCGTGATATTCGAGCCTTTGATAACGCAGGCATGGAAATATGTGAGATTGCCCGGAATGCAGCAGATTTAATGATCGAAGCTAGGAAGGGTTCAGATAACTTTAATTTATTGAGTTACCCAATCTTGAAGTATGCAGGTGGTATTCTTTGTGATTTAGATGGTAACTCTCTGGATGAGATTAATATGGAACTAGAGCAACAAATTGATTACATTGTTTGTAACCATCAGCTGTTACTGGCAGAAGTTTTGCTGATCTTACAGACCATGAAAAAATCTCGATGTTATACAAAGGATAATCTTAGATTTTCGTATTAATCCTAGTAATCAGCAGCTTCTATTTTCCTGGTATACCACGGAAAATCTTATAATAGAAATAATGGAGCTAGCATTTTCGCTAAAAAAATTTAATTCAATTTCATCTTTAGTCGCGCTGACCATAATGTTAAAAACATAGAAAATCAAGACTTATCAGGTCATCTTGCAGGTTTTTGACCATATCTCGGCTCAATACCAAAATGAGATGCAGGGCATGGAGATTTAGAAAAAAATTTATCCCAAGGAATAATAGCAGGGGCATCATGACATACAATATCAATCATGGTAAGTAATAAAGGGATGGCGATATCATCCAAATCACCTTTATGGATCATATTTTCTACGGTTTTCCCAATTGCTAAAACTAAAGAAGCACCCTCAACAGTATCATTGAGCATGTGTTCGGCTTTAGCTTGACTGTAGGGTATATCTAATCCCAACAAACGACCCATACGGCTGTTACGTCCACCTTGACAGGTAACGTATAAATCACCGGAACCGGGAAGACCGTAAACACTTTCGGGTTGACCTCCCAGCCGATCTACTAAGTAGGCTGTCTCCCACATTCCTTGAGCAAAGATAGCCGCAGCCAAATTATGCATCTCTGCATCATTCACTGCTTTATTTGCTTTTTCCAAAAAGCCAATCACTAAACCGACAGCAAGGGCATAGACATTTTTTAGTGCCACACACACCTCAATGCCTAGAATTTCTGTACTTGTCCAAATATGATAGTAAGGAGTACGAAAACTAGAAGCTAGATATTCTAGCAAGGTGGGATTTGTACTGGTAAACATAACGCAAGTATGGCGGCGAGCAGCTAATTCTTTGGCAATAGAAGGACCACCAATAGCAGCAATTTGTATGCGATCGCTGATAGTATTTGGTAAATTGGCACGGATAACGTCAGGCAAAATCAATAATTTGTTGCCATCGCCTACCAATCCCTTTGTGACAACCAAGATTGGAATATCTGCTGATAATATCGGACTGAGGGCTTGGGCAGCCCATTCTATACCGTGAGAATTAACGCCGATTACAACCAGGTCTACACTTTTTATGGCTTCACTCAATTGGTCATATCTATAAGCTGTAACACTTTTTCCTATCTGGACACCCAAATGAGGATGGGGATAACCTGCTTGTAACTTATGAATAATATCACCGTCTAGGTGGGTTCCAACTAAATTAACGTTATGTTCATTATCGGTGAAAGGGATACTTAA
This genomic stretch from Neosynechococcus sphagnicola sy1 harbors:
- a CDS encoding IS630 family transposase, which gives rise to MRDVEPSNLVFVDKMGVLLGQMRTMGRRLKGLRAYGIKAFYRGKRVTVMGAMSHNRVLALETLDHSMKGDDFCHFIKMQLVPKLWKGAVVVMDNLPVHKVEGIQDMIESAGARIVYLSPYSPEFNPIEHLWSQLKSLLRRVCPKTWEAVDKLLKLAIQLSNPRHFRNWLPHCCYCLS
- the polA gene encoding DNA polymerase I, whose product is MAESPTTLSGATTPSLFPKPSLVLLVDGHSLAFRSYFAHAKGRDGGLRTSTGIPTSISFGFLKTLLEVITAQHPNHVAIAFDLREPTFRHEADHTYKEGRPETPEDFHPDLENLQELLRALNIPVVTAAGYEADDVIGTLAERASHQGYQVKILSGDQDLFQLIDPDHQITVLHLSGAFAQREGLSGSKEFLTATVEEKLGILPAQVVDYKALCGDSSDNIPGVRGIGPKTAVQLLKTYGSLDQIYQSLEKIQGTLRQKLEVGRESALHSQFMARIVQDVPLELTLADCQLRGYDRDRLVPLLQKLEFRQFLNQLDQIQETLGGTVTAVPTPDLSPADSESGDLWFFSADDTAAAQQQLPLAMLKDHSPSIAPQIIDTPALLNALIQRLQTHTDPTSPVAWDTETTGLEPRDAELVGIGCCWGEGRSDIAYIPVGHQQGQNLDKTLVLESLRPILENPTYPKVLQNAKFDRLVLCCQGLDLAGVVFDPMLASYLLNPDASHNLTDLAHRYLGITATRYTDLVPKGKTIADIGIAAVAVYCGMDAYATFCLVLPLQAELAAIPALQQLLQTVEQPLEPVLAGMEYTGIRIDQPYLQTFSQALEQDLAAIERRAYAAAGETFNLSSPKQLGILLFETLQLDRRKSRKTKTGYSTDAATLEKLQDDHPVVEAILEHRTLSKLKSTYVDALPLLVRADTQRVHTDFNQAVTTTGRLSSSHPNLQNIPIRTAFSRQIRKAFMPESGWLLAAADYSQIELRILAHLSHEPVLVTAYQQHQDVHTLTAQLLFEKETISSEERRLGKIINFGVIYGMGAQRFAREANVKAADAKVFIDRFNQRYPLVFAYLQRMQRQAIAQGYVETILGRRRYFNFNSENLRKLRGCHPETIDLEQLKLRDQGDAALLRAAANAPIQGSSADIIKIAMVRLHQVLKSYQARLLLQVHDELVLELPPEEWPSLQVQITTTMEQAVTLRVPLRVEIHTGQNWMETK
- a CDS encoding nitrate reductase associated protein, with product MMTMFFEFEADFVESLRCIPMAVRCKLDTCGIKLKLAQWHQFSQAERLALVELPCVTADEVQHYREQLQAWVVHYTGDRPSELAIAAIPPWLDVSAVPESVQQQAGCWGVVITQKKWAGLSALQRFALIKLAQSKHEHQNLLPALREFHLLL
- a CDS encoding helix-turn-helix domain-containing protein, whose amino-acid sequence is MDIREKIVSAYEAGNTSIRKVAKRFMVRKGVVTRLLHQQKTTGDLSPKPATGGKASQLAPHQAEIIDMVNQYPDWTLEEYCEHWQELSGRRLSASAMCRFLSRQNLSPKKNTAQRPSRYRIGSAATA
- a CDS encoding tetratricopeptide repeat protein, with the translated sequence MNPSFYQAHFNLGNLCQMQRQWEAATGHYQQALHHKPDLVIAHNALGLVLQSQGLLPASYEHFQQALSLNPNFAEAYNNLGITLEKLGQLPAAIALFQQALTLRPDLVEAHTNLGNTLELQGRYAEAAECHRQAIAQRPNFAAAYMNLGLVLHKLSQLSEAAAVHQQAIALNPHLAGAYSNLGLTLHAQGLVAEAIQCYQRTLEIDPEFEVARSNLLHCLLFSPDHSPTEQVTEAHHWATRHGLVPASPPPSSLPDPNRPLRVGYVSPDFCTHSVSYFIEPILAHHNPQIVETVCYAQVYRPDAVTQRLQQAAGKWHFTLGWNDTQLIEQIQADGIDILVDLAGHTANNRLRVFAHQPAPLQISYLGYPATTGLTQMDYRLTDAWADPVGQTEDLYTEKLVRLPHCFLCYQPFASAPEVAPLPALSAGRITFGSFNHLAKMQPKVIALWAEILTALPTAQIMLKNGSLDDPATRDRCRQLFEAQGIDAQRVQLVGFLPASQDHLGLYNQIDIGLDTFPYNGTTTTCEALWMGVPVITLAGTVHVERVGMSLLSAVELTDLVTTSPTAYLAKAVELAQNLEKLAQWRTTLRQRLVNSTLCDPPRFVHSLEQTYRQLWQSWCQEQSPRQPQDS
- a CDS encoding tetratricopeptide repeat protein codes for the protein MTAAMDGSQSMNQPQIPPEDLSPVWQWVIQGDYPRAIAELEQRLEQQPGVRTHYWWLGVALLLQGQELEAQATWLAAITDGNPEEIDTGALELGAVLLSVAQQQQQSEQWGTATLLYQQLLEFDPSHAAAYHGLGVCQLQQGEVTAAIATLSQALELQPHGAAVRLDLGIALSTHGDRGAAIQQFQAALELEPDNVEVLRHLGMNWEDEGNPEAAIACYQQALTLQPHFPAAHNNWGNLLLAQGVSGGRRPPLPPGDRPESQLLSSSL
- a CDS encoding NAD(P)H-dependent glycerol-3-phosphate dehydrogenase — translated: MVKILILGAGVMGTALSIPFTDNEHNVNLVGTHLDGDIIHKLQAGYPHPHLGVQIGKSVTAYRYDQLSEAIKSVDLVVIGVNSHGIEWAAQALSPILSADIPILVVTKGLVGDGNKLLILPDVIRANLPNTISDRIQIAAIGGPSIAKELAARRHTCVMFTSTNPTLLEYLASSFRTPYYHIWTSTEILGIEVCVALKNVYALAVGLVIGFLEKANKAVNDAEMHNLAAAIFAQGMWETAYLVDRLGGQPESVYGLPGSGDLYVTCQGGRNSRMGRLLGLDIPYSQAKAEHMLNDTVEGASLVLAIGKTVENMIHKGDLDDIAIPLLLTMIDIVCHDAPAIIPWDKFFSKSPCPASHFGIEPRYGQKPAR